DNA sequence from the Corynebacterium freneyi genome:
CGCGCCGCGGAGTTGGCGGCGCGGATGCGGGCGGAGGGCCTGGAGACGGAGTTCAAGACCTCGGTGTCAGACGTGGTCACCGCCGCCGATCGCGCGGCCGAGGAGCTGGTCGTCTCGGAGTTGGCCCGGCTGCGCCCGGACGACGGCATCCTCGGCGAGGAGGGGTCGGCGAAGGAGGGCTCGTCGGGCCGCACGTGGGTGATCGACCCGGTCGACGGCACGTACAACTTCACGTCGGGTTCCGATTACTGGTGCTCGGCGGTGGCGCTGGTGGAGGGCTCGCCGGACTCCCCCGACCGCGTGATCCTGGGGGCGGTGCACCGCACGACGGGGTCGACGACGTGGGTCGGCGGCCCGGACCTGCCCACCACGCGCACCGACGAGCGTGGGTTGGTCGAGCTTTCCAGGCTTGACGACGCCGACCCGGCGGCCCTGAGCGCGGGCACCTACCTGCACTCGACTTGGCTTGGCGACGACGCCATGGTGGCGC
Encoded proteins:
- a CDS encoding inositol monophosphatase family protein — encoded protein: MTDDAMTARTGSFDDASLDDASVAAHVVARAAELAARMRAEGLETEFKTSVSDVVTAADRAAEELVVSELARLRPDDGILGEEGSAKEGSSGRTWVIDPVDGTYNFTSGSDYWCSAVALVEGSPDSPDRVILGAVHRTTGSTTWVGGPDLPTTRTDERGLVELSRLDDADPAALSAGTYLHSTWLGDDAMVAPWLEAAGKFATWRMLGSASMDLAGVAEGRLGAWFQHSVASWDWLPGHALVAGVGGSSALVNGWRIAGPASVVDELARTLDS